In a genomic window of Candidatus Firestonebacteria bacterium RIFOXYD2_FULL_39_29:
- a CDS encoding beta-ketoacyl-[acyl-carrier-protein] synthase II, whose translation MQRVVVTGMGVVAPNGIGVKEFWTSLVNGVSKVRQIKSFDVSEYSTKIAGEVDNFEPCNYMDQKKARRMSRFAQFALVAAQMAKADAKLEINEDNNRRVGVIIGTSINGMKTVEEQEMRLLRSGPSAVSPFSVPTAIPHGAAGNLCVEFNIKGRSITISTGCSSSLNAIGHAFECIKLGVCDAMFTGGTEAPITPLIMGGFCSASVLSKRNDDPGKASRPFDKHRDGYIIGEGSGILVLESYEHAVKRNARIYAEIKGYANTTDAFSMFAVEPSGSEAVECFSSACKQAGIRREDVDYVNAHGSSSRVSDERETMVIKKSLGDHSKKVMVSSIKSMIGHPLGAAGSLQTIASINAMTEGLVPPTINYKEKDSVCDLDYVPNEARREDVNIAVINSLGMGGNNAVLVIKSYNN comes from the coding sequence ATGCAAAGAGTAGTTGTAACCGGGATGGGTGTAGTGGCTCCGAACGGTATCGGAGTAAAGGAATTCTGGACCTCGTTAGTTAACGGGGTCTCAAAAGTAAGACAGATAAAAAGTTTTGATGTGTCGGAGTACTCTACCAAGATCGCGGGAGAGGTGGATAATTTTGAGCCCTGTAATTATATGGATCAGAAAAAAGCCAGAAGGATGTCGCGCTTTGCCCAGTTTGCCCTAGTGGCCGCACAAATGGCAAAAGCTGATGCGAAACTTGAAATAAATGAAGACAATAATAGAAGGGTAGGCGTAATAATCGGCACAAGTATTAATGGAATGAAAACAGTAGAAGAACAGGAAATGCGGCTGCTTAGAAGCGGACCGTCTGCTGTCAGTCCTTTCTCTGTCCCGACCGCGATTCCGCATGGAGCGGCAGGGAATCTTTGCGTTGAGTTCAATATTAAAGGAAGAAGTATTACGATCTCAACGGGATGCTCCTCCTCATTAAATGCCATAGGGCATGCTTTTGAGTGTATAAAACTGGGCGTTTGTGATGCCATGTTTACCGGCGGGACGGAAGCTCCGATCACACCGCTAATAATGGGAGGTTTTTGCTCTGCCAGCGTACTTTCAAAAAGAAATGATGACCCGGGAAAAGCAAGCCGGCCTTTTGATAAGCATAGGGACGGATATATCATTGGAGAGGGTTCCGGTATTCTGGTTCTCGAATCTTATGAACATGCTGTGAAACGTAATGCCAGAATTTACGCGGAGATTAAAGGATATGCCAATACCACGGATGCTTTCAGTATGTTTGCTGTTGAGCCGTCCGGTTCGGAAGCCGTGGAGTGTTTTTCCTCTGCCTGCAAACAGGCCGGGATCCGCCGGGAAGATGTTGATTATGTTAATGCTCACGGGAGTTCCTCAAGAGTATCAGACGAAAGAGAAACTATGGTGATAAAAAAATCTCTTGGGGATCATTCTAAGAAAGTAATGGTAAGTTCAATCAAATCAATGATAGGACACCCTCTGGGGGCCGCCGGTTCACTTCAGACCATAGCTTCTATAAATGCCATGACCGAGGGTCTGGTACCGCCGACCATAAATTACAAGGAAAAAGACAGCGTGTGTGATCTCGACTATGTGCCGAATGAGGCCAGGCGGGAAGATGTTAATATTGCTGTAATAAATTCACTGGGCATGGGCGGCAATAACGCCGTACTGGTGATTAAAAGCTATAATAATTAA